One part of the Ochrobactrum quorumnocens genome encodes these proteins:
- a CDS encoding LysR substrate-binding domain-containing protein produces the protein MHRLRSLIPSANYLFVFEAAARRLSFTAAAEELNVSQPAVSKTIKLLEEATGLKLFRRDRSRLELTAEGQRLYRETQEAFDHLHMVISSMRKKHSRDIIRVSFSSSFVQLWLLPRLKSFKEKHPDVALRIEESSRDDQDMLEEDIDVSARLGNGKWPGIHSWPFVTEEVWLVCSPSYLEEHGAIKSPQDLLNHTLLHFEERHRSRLGWREWLERSGVPNPRIEQDFVFTDALSSIEAAVFGQGIALGWKHLVRDHIAAGRLVPAIDIFNRSGDIIHLVMPAQRPPKRGAELFRDWLLEQGADAEFGI, from the coding sequence ATGCATAGACTCCGCTCGCTGATCCCCTCTGCCAACTATCTTTTCGTGTTTGAGGCGGCGGCTCGCCGTCTAAGCTTCACGGCGGCTGCAGAAGAGCTGAATGTCAGCCAGCCCGCAGTGAGCAAGACCATCAAATTGTTAGAGGAAGCGACCGGTCTAAAGCTTTTCAGGCGCGACCGCAGTCGTCTGGAGCTGACAGCTGAGGGGCAAAGGCTTTATCGCGAAACGCAGGAAGCGTTCGATCATCTGCACATGGTCATCTCTTCCATGCGCAAGAAGCATTCGCGCGACATTATTCGGGTGTCGTTCTCGTCGTCTTTTGTGCAGCTCTGGTTGCTGCCGCGTTTGAAAAGCTTCAAGGAAAAACATCCCGATGTGGCCCTTCGCATCGAGGAAAGCAGCCGGGACGATCAGGATATGCTCGAAGAAGACATCGACGTTTCGGCCCGGCTAGGGAATGGCAAGTGGCCCGGCATCCATTCATGGCCTTTTGTGACCGAGGAAGTATGGCTTGTTTGCAGCCCGTCCTATCTGGAAGAACACGGAGCAATCAAATCCCCGCAGGACCTCCTCAACCACACATTATTGCATTTCGAGGAACGGCATCGGTCGCGGCTTGGATGGCGAGAATGGCTTGAACGAAGCGGTGTACCCAACCCGCGTATAGAGCAAGACTTTGTCTTCACCGACGCGCTTAGTTCCATTGAAGCCGCAGTATTTGGACAGGGCATCGCACTTGGCTGGAAGCATCTCGTTCGTGACCACATCGCGGCCGGTCGTCTCGTCCCCGCAATCGATATTTTCAACCGATCCGGTGATATTATTCATCTTGTCATGCCAGCCCAGCGCCCACCAAAACGAGGCGCTGAACTGTTTCGCGACTGGTTGCTGGAACAAGGCGCAGATGCCGAATTTGGCATTTAA
- the purU gene encoding formyltetrahydrofolate deformylase, producing MNDMSVKVRPVASIDPTLFVLTLDCDDKPGIVAAITTELAAVGGNIAESNQFRDKLTNRFFMRIAFTAPLGMSRDAIEHALKPAGERFGMKFTVADANRKPKIVLMVSKFDHAMLHLLYQIRVGWLNADIVAVVSNHEDSRETAASAQIPYHYWAVNKDNKAEQEARLLDLVRESQADLVVLARYMQVLSDNLSNRLFGKIINIHHSFLPSFKGAKPYHQAFERGVKLIGATAHYVTPDLDEGPIIEQETERVTHSMSAEDFVATGRDIESRVLARAVKMHAENRVMLNGHKTVVFAQ from the coding sequence ATGAATGACATGTCAGTCAAGGTGCGGCCCGTGGCCAGCATCGATCCTACACTTTTTGTTCTGACGCTGGATTGTGATGACAAGCCTGGTATCGTGGCGGCAATCACAACCGAACTTGCCGCAGTGGGGGGCAACATTGCCGAAAGCAATCAGTTCCGTGACAAGCTGACCAACCGCTTTTTCATGCGCATCGCTTTCACTGCTCCGCTTGGCATGTCACGCGATGCCATAGAGCACGCATTGAAGCCAGCCGGCGAACGATTTGGTATGAAATTCACGGTTGCTGACGCGAACCGCAAACCAAAGATCGTGCTTATGGTGTCGAAGTTCGACCATGCCATGTTGCATCTTCTCTATCAAATCCGGGTTGGTTGGCTGAATGCCGATATTGTCGCCGTGGTGTCTAACCACGAGGATAGCCGAGAGACTGCCGCAAGCGCTCAAATTCCATATCATTATTGGGCCGTGAATAAAGATAACAAGGCTGAGCAAGAGGCGCGGTTGCTTGATCTCGTGCGGGAAAGCCAGGCTGATCTGGTTGTGCTCGCCCGCTATATGCAGGTGCTCTCAGATAATCTTTCGAACCGTCTGTTCGGCAAAATCATCAATATTCATCATTCGTTTTTGCCATCCTTCAAGGGTGCCAAGCCGTATCATCAGGCATTCGAACGCGGCGTGAAACTAATTGGTGCGACCGCGCATTATGTAACGCCAGACCTTGATGAAGGCCCTATTATCGAACAGGAAACCGAGCGGGTGACGCACTCCATGAGTGCTGAGGATTTTGTGGCAACGGGTCGTGATATCGAGAGCCGGGTTCTGGCGCGCGCGGTAAAGATGCATGCAGAAAACCGCGTTATGCTGAATGGGCATAAAACCGTTGTGTTTGCACAATAA
- a CDS encoding aldo/keto reductase gives MSLDHYFLLGRSGLRVSRLALGAMTFGNGGVRGIGGSWGTDEDNARTIFNRYLEVGGNFIDTADSYGAGLSETLVGKFVTETASRDQVVIATKYSNNLQPGNANAGGNSRKNMMRAVDQSLKRLKTDYIDLYMVHTWDGMTPVEEVMRGFDDLIRAGKIRYCGLSDVPSWYAARAQTWAEAHALSQPISLQLPYSLAERSIEQEFVPLGQNLGMGITAWSPLAMGLLSGKYRAGGEGRLNRNNAEGLGLFTQRNMRIVAALSEASDAMGKSMAQIALNWVVTQPGIGAAIIGASKLTQLDDNLGALAFTIPDELRMKLDEASAIQPTYPYSLFVPDYQAGILNTGVSVGDKPNGYMPSKFVPKVGDYAFGKSAKGS, from the coding sequence ATGTCGCTTGATCACTATTTCCTCCTTGGCCGATCCGGGCTGCGCGTAAGCCGTCTTGCGCTTGGCGCGATGACGTTTGGCAATGGGGGCGTGAGAGGGATCGGCGGCTCTTGGGGCACAGATGAAGACAATGCCCGCACCATCTTCAATCGTTATCTGGAGGTGGGTGGCAATTTCATCGATACTGCAGACTCCTATGGCGCGGGGCTCAGCGAAACTCTGGTTGGCAAGTTCGTCACGGAAACTGCGAGTCGTGATCAGGTAGTGATTGCGACCAAATATTCGAACAATCTCCAGCCCGGCAATGCCAATGCGGGTGGCAATAGTCGCAAGAACATGATGCGTGCTGTTGACCAGTCGCTGAAACGTCTGAAGACCGATTACATCGATCTTTATATGGTACACACATGGGACGGTATGACCCCTGTGGAAGAAGTGATGCGCGGCTTCGATGATCTGATACGCGCTGGTAAAATCCGTTATTGTGGCCTGTCCGATGTGCCGTCCTGGTATGCGGCGCGGGCGCAAACATGGGCGGAAGCACATGCACTGTCGCAACCGATCAGCCTGCAGCTGCCGTATTCGCTGGCCGAACGCAGCATTGAACAGGAATTTGTGCCACTCGGACAGAATCTTGGAATGGGCATTACCGCCTGGAGTCCATTGGCTATGGGGCTTCTGTCTGGCAAATACCGTGCGGGCGGTGAGGGGCGTCTCAATCGCAATAATGCTGAGGGGTTAGGGCTCTTCACTCAGCGCAATATGCGTATCGTTGCTGCACTTTCTGAAGCGTCCGACGCTATGGGAAAATCAATGGCTCAGATCGCACTTAACTGGGTCGTCACTCAGCCCGGTATTGGCGCCGCTATCATCGGCGCAAGCAAGCTTACCCAGCTGGATGATAATCTCGGTGCGCTTGCGTTTACGATCCCCGACGAACTGCGCATGAAGCTGGATGAGGCGAGTGCGATCCAACCGACTTATCCGTACTCGCTGTTTGTCCCAGATTATCAGGCGGGTATCCTCAATACGGGTGTTTCAGTTGGCGATAAGCCGAACGGTTATATGCCTTCGAAATTCGTGCCCAAGGTTGGTGACTACGCTTTCGGCAAATCCGCCAAAGGCTCGTGA
- a CDS encoding aspartate/glutamate racemase family protein encodes MTVYAVSRNSQSWYGEQVGILILDAAYPCVPGNVGNATTYKYPVRYQEVRGASIDRLLNQRDPALREAFVEAALELQGRGVKAITGACGFMAYFQEEVAEAVDIPVFLSSLMQIPFMHAVARGTVGVITANAERLTPRHFAASGIPDTIPVVLAGMEDQAEFREAILEEKGTLDSAAIEHEVCEVAKKLVRDNPEVRSILLECSDLPPYAHAVQKVTGRPVFDFISMINYVQQTVACRPYQGFM; translated from the coding sequence ATGACTGTTTACGCGGTCAGCCGAAACAGCCAGTCGTGGTATGGGGAACAGGTCGGCATCCTCATTCTGGATGCCGCCTATCCCTGTGTGCCCGGCAATGTCGGCAATGCGACTACATATAAATATCCGGTGCGTTATCAGGAGGTGCGCGGCGCGTCCATTGATCGTCTGCTGAACCAGCGTGATCCGGCGCTGCGCGAAGCTTTCGTGGAAGCGGCGCTTGAGCTGCAAGGACGCGGTGTCAAAGCCATTACAGGTGCTTGTGGGTTCATGGCTTATTTTCAGGAAGAGGTTGCGGAAGCTGTCGATATTCCGGTCTTTCTGTCGAGCCTGATGCAGATCCCGTTCATGCATGCAGTGGCGCGTGGCACGGTGGGCGTTATCACTGCCAATGCAGAACGCCTGACACCCCGCCATTTCGCTGCGAGTGGCATCCCGGATACGATCCCGGTTGTGTTGGCTGGAATGGAAGATCAGGCCGAGTTTCGCGAAGCGATCCTTGAAGAAAAAGGAACTCTTGATTCAGCAGCAATCGAACACGAAGTTTGTGAAGTTGCCAAAAAACTGGTTCGCGATAATCCGGAAGTACGCTCTATTCTGCTCGAATGCAGTGATCTGCCACCCTATGCACATGCCGTGCAGAAGGTGACGGGTAGGCCAGTTTTCGATTTCATCTCAATGATCAATTATGTCCAGCAGACTGTTGCTTGTCGTCCTTATCAAGGCTTCATGTAA
- a CDS encoding transporter substrate-binding domain-containing protein produces the protein MNNGIIRKSIISVAILMGLSATALAQDCKPKHEFKTITPGTLTIAVTTYAPHSFMDESGKMSGLDGDIATEFAKRECLTLKPVAVDPAAAIQYVLSGQADITTGDWYRTAERAKVMNLSYPLYKDQMGLYSKDGIKTVEELVGKNVGTVQGYLWVTDAKKLLGTNLRLYPNSVNMHQDLASGRIDVGIDGYSTGAYAAKNGNLKDIKVEIAQPDDRIRATKEAAQASLPYAKSATDFGAALDANIEEMHKDGTIAKILESYGLDESIGDTGAPKLIE, from the coding sequence ATGAATAACGGGATCATTCGCAAAAGTATTATCAGTGTTGCCATTCTGATGGGGCTGTCAGCAACAGCCTTAGCACAGGATTGCAAGCCGAAGCATGAGTTTAAAACCATTACGCCGGGAACATTGACGATTGCCGTCACCACCTATGCACCGCATTCATTCATGGATGAAAGCGGCAAAATGAGTGGGCTGGATGGCGATATCGCGACAGAATTCGCCAAACGCGAATGTCTGACGTTGAAGCCTGTTGCGGTCGATCCGGCCGCGGCAATTCAGTATGTTCTGTCTGGTCAGGCCGATATTACCACCGGTGACTGGTATCGCACAGCCGAGCGCGCCAAGGTGATGAACCTTTCCTATCCGCTTTATAAGGATCAGATGGGCCTTTATTCCAAGGATGGGATCAAGACCGTCGAAGAACTGGTTGGCAAGAATGTCGGCACTGTTCAGGGCTATCTCTGGGTGACAGATGCCAAAAAACTGTTGGGTACCAATCTTCGCCTTTATCCGAACTCGGTGAACATGCATCAGGATCTCGCCTCCGGTCGTATTGATGTTGGTATCGACGGTTATTCGACAGGTGCTTATGCTGCCAAGAATGGCAACTTGAAAGACATCAAGGTTGAGATTGCGCAGCCTGACGATCGCATTCGAGCCACTAAGGAAGCGGCACAGGCAAGCTTGCCTTACGCTAAAAGTGCAACGGATTTTGGCGCCGCGCTCGATGCGAATATCGAAGAGATGCACAAGGATGGCACGATTGCCAAAATCCTGGAATCCTATGGTCTTGATGAAAGCATTGGGGACACTGGCGCTCCGAAGCTTATCGAATAG
- a CDS encoding amino acid ABC transporter permease, with protein MFPTLDEFYEWMPALLGGLKISLQVAALSLAIGIPLGLGLALGVGAKSRTARYVSLFLVEIGRGAPALVLLQFMYFGLPSTGLTMTSFAAAVIGLAWNTGAYTSEIIRASLQSIHHGQREAAEAMGFSMLDELRFVLLPQALRVALPALLGFAILIFQSTSLCFTIALPELVSNAYEIGANTFRYMPALMLAGLLYATICVPAAWIVSYVEKRSSAYAAR; from the coding sequence ATGTTTCCCACCCTGGATGAGTTTTACGAATGGATGCCAGCGCTTCTTGGTGGCCTTAAAATCAGTCTGCAGGTTGCCGCTTTAAGTCTCGCCATCGGCATTCCGCTTGGACTTGGTTTGGCGCTCGGTGTTGGTGCCAAATCTCGTACTGCGCGTTATGTAAGCCTGTTTCTGGTTGAAATTGGCCGTGGTGCGCCCGCATTGGTTCTTCTGCAGTTCATGTATTTCGGCCTGCCCTCAACAGGACTGACAATGACGTCTTTTGCGGCAGCAGTTATAGGTTTGGCCTGGAACACCGGCGCCTATACGAGTGAAATCATACGCGCCAGCCTGCAATCGATCCATCATGGTCAGCGAGAAGCAGCTGAAGCAATGGGTTTCAGTATGCTGGATGAGTTGCGCTTTGTTTTGTTGCCACAGGCCTTGCGAGTGGCGCTGCCTGCGCTGTTGGGCTTTGCCATCCTGATCTTTCAGAGCACCTCGCTCTGTTTCACTATCGCGCTGCCAGAACTCGTGAGCAATGCCTATGAAATTGGCGCCAACACATTCCGCTATATGCCCGCGCTGATGTTGGCAGGGTTGCTCTATGCCACGATCTGCGTTCCGGCGGCATGGATCGTATCTTACGTGGAGAAGCGGTCATCCGCTTATGCCGCGCGATAA
- a CDS encoding amino acid ABC transporter permease: MTADNVLLILSGLPWTLALTLGSFGIGCILGVPLLAARRASFAPTRWIAAFLIQVVRALPPILWLFIIFFGIGMGIMPINPFVAALIGLGLIASANMAEIYRGALTSLHHGQWEAATALNLGTRFTLIDVVAPQAFRVALPSAASYLIGLMKETAVASTIGVADLAFRGNQLSQLTFKGIEVFALVGLFYIFLSLPVAWLSRSADSYLRAKVAR, encoded by the coding sequence ATGACAGCAGACAATGTTCTTCTCATCCTGAGTGGCTTGCCCTGGACACTTGCTTTAACGCTAGGTTCGTTTGGCATCGGCTGTATTCTCGGCGTGCCATTATTGGCTGCACGCAGAGCCAGCTTCGCACCTACACGTTGGATTGCGGCTTTCCTCATTCAGGTCGTGCGCGCTCTTCCGCCCATTCTGTGGCTCTTCATTATTTTCTTCGGCATCGGTATGGGCATCATGCCGATCAATCCTTTTGTCGCAGCGTTGATCGGCCTTGGCCTGATTGCGTCGGCCAATATGGCTGAGATCTATCGCGGTGCGCTGACGTCACTCCATCATGGTCAGTGGGAGGCGGCAACGGCTCTCAATCTCGGCACCAGATTTACATTGATTGACGTAGTCGCTCCGCAGGCATTTCGGGTCGCGCTGCCTTCGGCTGCGAGCTATCTGATAGGGCTTATGAAGGAAACGGCTGTCGCATCGACCATCGGCGTTGCGGATCTGGCTTTTCGCGGCAATCAGTTATCGCAGCTTACCTTCAAGGGCATTGAAGTTTTCGCGCTGGTTGGCCTGTTCTACATTTTCCTGAGCCTTCCGGTTGCGTGGTTGTCGCGTTCTGCTGACAGCTATTTGAGAGCAAAGGTGGCCCGCTGA
- a CDS encoding amino acid ABC transporter ATP-binding protein, with product MRPTQVSDTATLTALSPKLIRLERLSKHFGAHRVLENIDLDVAQGEVLAIIGPSGSGKSTLLRCINYLEQPDGGLIAVGKVKLDATQQPRKDQLKELRNTVGMVFQSFNLFPHMSVLRNVSLPQERVLGRSRAEADERALQLLERVGLADKATQYPGRCSGGQQQRIAIARSLALDPQVMLFDEPTSALDPELGLEVLAVMRELAESGMTMLVVTHEMGFAENVSDTVMIMAEGKIIEKGASKEIMRNPQEERTKRFLRAVHDR from the coding sequence ATGCGACCGACACAGGTGTCTGACACGGCGACTTTGACCGCTCTCTCACCAAAACTTATTCGCCTTGAAAGGCTTAGCAAGCATTTCGGCGCACATCGCGTTCTCGAAAATATCGATCTGGATGTCGCACAGGGCGAGGTCCTTGCAATCATCGGTCCCAGCGGTTCAGGCAAAAGTACGTTGTTGCGCTGTATCAATTATCTGGAGCAGCCAGACGGCGGCTTAATTGCGGTGGGCAAGGTGAAGCTTGATGCTACGCAACAGCCACGTAAGGACCAGCTGAAAGAGTTGCGTAACACGGTTGGGATGGTGTTCCAGTCGTTCAACTTATTTCCGCATATGAGCGTTCTACGCAATGTCAGCTTGCCGCAGGAGCGCGTGTTGGGGCGTAGCCGTGCTGAGGCTGATGAAAGGGCGCTTCAACTGCTGGAGCGTGTCGGACTTGCCGATAAAGCAACTCAATATCCGGGGCGTTGTTCTGGCGGACAGCAGCAGCGTATCGCGATTGCGCGCTCGCTGGCGCTTGATCCGCAGGTGATGCTATTCGATGAGCCGACTTCCGCACTCGATCCTGAACTTGGCCTCGAAGTTTTGGCTGTGATGCGTGAATTGGCTGAAAGCGGCATGACGATGCTGGTTGTCACGCATGAAATGGGTTTTGCCGAAAATGTTTCGGACACTGTCATGATCATGGCCGAAGGTAAGATCATAGAAAAAGGTGCGTCGAAAGAAATCATGCGTAATCCGCAAGAGGAGCGCACGAAGCGATTTCTTCGTGCGGTGCATGACAGATGA
- a CDS encoding NADH:flavin oxidoreductase, protein MSVDPLLQPLQIKHLTLRNRIMLTSHEPAYAEDGMPKERYRAYHVERAKAGIALTMTAGSAAVSRDSPPAFNNVLAYKDEVVPWLRDLADECHEYGAAVMIQLTHLGRRTRWDKGDWLPSLSSTSKHEPAHRAYPKKAEEWDIERIIGNYADAAERMKAAGLDGLELEAYGHLLDQFWSPLTNELDGDYGGSLDNRMRFSLQVLNAIRERVGPDFLIGIRYVADDVLEGGLTKSDGLEISRKLKESGLVDFLNVIRGHIETDAGLTDVIPIQGMPSAPHLDFAGEIRASTGMATFHAAKIQDVATARHAIASGKLDMVGMTRAHMTDPHIVRKIIEKREEEIRPCVGANYCLDRIYQGGSAYCIHNPSTGRELTMPHLVQKADQSRRVVVVGAGPAGLEVARVSAERGHRVTVFEAANHPGGQVRLTAQSPRRREMMGIIDWRMAQCEKLGVEFHFNTWAEADVVLGETPDVAVIATGGMPDVQILREGNELAVSAWDIISGDVRPGANVLVFDEAGDHAGLQASEFITNSGGKVEIMTADRTFAPEVMGMNLVPYMRSLQKKDVIFTVAYRLEAIRRDNNRLMAQIGSDYGGISFEREFDQIVVNDGTRPMDDLYFDLKPLSRNMGAVDYDALIDRRPQKLVRNPESAFELYRIGDAVSARNTHAAIYDGLRLGKVL, encoded by the coding sequence ATGTCAGTCGATCCGCTGCTGCAGCCGCTTCAGATCAAGCATCTGACGCTTCGCAATCGCATCATGCTTACCTCTCATGAACCAGCCTATGCCGAAGATGGCATGCCCAAGGAGCGTTATCGTGCCTATCATGTCGAGCGTGCCAAAGCTGGCATTGCTTTGACGATGACGGCCGGTTCGGCAGCCGTTTCAAGGGATAGTCCACCGGCGTTCAACAACGTGCTTGCTTATAAGGATGAGGTGGTGCCGTGGCTGCGCGATCTTGCTGACGAGTGTCATGAGTACGGCGCGGCAGTAATGATCCAGCTCACTCATCTTGGCCGCCGTACGCGTTGGGATAAGGGCGATTGGTTGCCTTCACTTTCATCGACGAGCAAGCATGAGCCTGCTCATCGCGCCTATCCCAAGAAGGCCGAGGAATGGGATATTGAGCGTATTATCGGCAACTATGCCGACGCTGCAGAACGGATGAAGGCCGCTGGTCTCGATGGGCTGGAACTCGAAGCTTATGGTCATTTGCTGGACCAGTTCTGGTCGCCACTAACCAATGAGCTTGATGGCGATTATGGGGGCTCGCTAGATAATCGTATGCGCTTTTCGTTACAGGTATTGAATGCCATTCGGGAGCGTGTTGGTCCTGATTTTTTGATCGGCATTCGCTATGTTGCCGATGATGTTCTCGAGGGTGGGCTGACGAAATCCGATGGTCTTGAGATATCGCGCAAGTTGAAGGAAAGCGGCCTTGTCGATTTTCTCAACGTTATTCGCGGGCATATCGAAACCGATGCCGGATTGACGGATGTTATCCCCATTCAAGGAATGCCTAGTGCACCACATCTTGATTTCGCGGGCGAAATTCGTGCAAGCACTGGAATGGCAACCTTTCATGCTGCGAAAATTCAGGATGTAGCTACAGCCCGTCATGCGATTGCATCTGGCAAGCTCGACATGGTGGGTATGACGCGGGCGCATATGACTGACCCGCATATCGTGCGCAAGATTATCGAAAAGCGGGAAGAGGAAATTCGCCCCTGTGTGGGTGCCAACTACTGTCTGGATCGCATCTATCAGGGTGGTTCTGCCTATTGCATCCATAATCCGTCGACAGGGCGTGAACTGACCATGCCGCATTTGGTGCAGAAAGCGGATCAAAGCCGTCGTGTCGTCGTTGTTGGTGCTGGGCCAGCGGGTTTGGAAGTGGCGCGCGTGAGTGCTGAGCGCGGTCACAGGGTTACGGTGTTTGAGGCCGCAAACCATCCCGGCGGACAGGTACGATTAACGGCTCAAAGCCCGCGTCGTCGTGAAATGATGGGCATTATCGACTGGCGCATGGCGCAATGCGAAAAACTTGGCGTCGAATTCCATTTCAATACATGGGCAGAAGCCGATGTTGTGCTGGGTGAAACACCCGATGTGGCAGTTATCGCCACAGGTGGCATGCCTGATGTGCAAATCCTGCGTGAGGGTAATGAATTAGCGGTTTCGGCCTGGGACATAATCTCAGGTGATGTGCGACCGGGCGCAAATGTGCTGGTATTCGATGAAGCAGGTGATCATGCCGGGCTGCAGGCCTCCGAGTTCATCACGAACTCAGGTGGGAAAGTAGAGATCATGACAGCAGATCGCACCTTTGCGCCTGAGGTGATGGGCATGAATCTCGTGCCCTATATGCGCAGCCTGCAGAAAAAGGATGTGATATTTACTGTGGCCTATCGTCTGGAGGCAATCCGCCGAGACAATAACAGGCTGATGGCGCAGATTGGTAGCGACTATGGCGGTATCAGTTTTGAGCGCGAATTCGACCAGATCGTTGTCAATGACGGTACAAGACCGATGGATGATCTGTATTTTGACCTTAAACCGCTTTCCCGGAACATGGGTGCAGTCGACTACGACGCGCTTATAGATAGAAGGCCGCAAAAACTGGTCAGAAACCCAGAAAGTGCCTTCGAACTTTATCGGATTGGTGATGCGGTTTCTGCGCGCAATACACATGCTGCAATCTATGACGGATTGCGGCTTGGCAAAGTGCTATAG
- a CDS encoding TetR/AcrR family transcriptional regulator, with product MEQVTTSDAGWRGSPDLWLQAAYDALIENGVDAVRILPLAKTLDISRTSFYWFFKDREELLDALTARWRDKNTGALLRQTDAYAETIEEAVLNVFDCWLNRDLFDPAFEFAIRSWALQSAQVEEEVREADASRLEGLTRMFERFGFDKAIADVRARTIYLVQIGYISMRTQEETEVRLARIPHYVQAFTGQTPQQRELDRFLSRHSLNRY from the coding sequence ATGGAACAGGTCACAACGAGTGATGCAGGATGGCGCGGCTCGCCGGATTTATGGCTTCAGGCAGCCTATGATGCGCTGATTGAAAACGGCGTTGACGCTGTCCGCATTCTACCGCTTGCAAAGACACTCGATATTTCGCGCACGAGTTTTTATTGGTTCTTCAAAGATCGCGAAGAGCTGCTCGACGCTCTCACCGCACGCTGGCGCGATAAAAATACGGGCGCCCTTTTGCGCCAGACTGACGCCTATGCGGAAACCATCGAAGAAGCTGTTTTGAACGTCTTTGACTGTTGGCTGAACCGCGATTTGTTTGATCCAGCGTTCGAATTCGCAATTAGAAGCTGGGCTTTACAATCCGCACAGGTCGAGGAGGAGGTGCGCGAAGCCGACGCCTCTCGGCTTGAAGGTTTGACCCGCATGTTTGAGCGTTTCGGGTTTGATAAAGCTATCGCAGATGTTCGCGCACGCACGATCTATCTCGTGCAGATCGGCTATATTTCAATGCGGACGCAGGAAGAAACTGAGGTGCGCCTCGCGCGCATTCCTCATTATGTGCAAGCCTTCACCGGCCAAACACCACAGCAAAGGGAACTCGACAGGTTTTTATCGAGGCACTCGTTGAACAGATACTGA
- the dhaL gene encoding dihydroxyacetone kinase subunit DhaL: MSETAARRLAHMFDAVSAAIEADRDRLSELDGAIGDGDHGTTMALGFQTVRSELSKLNLDDTDISTVLNTAATAFINAVGASTGPLYATGFRRAARATAGHNDLDLATSAAIIEAIGVGIRERGHGQRGDKTMLDAWLPAAEAAQAAVAENRSSTEFWDKVVAAATAGANTTRSMIATKGRAARLRERSLGHMDPGAASTVIILQAMARSAKKY, translated from the coding sequence ATGTCGGAAACTGCTGCTCGTCGTCTTGCCCATATGTTTGATGCTGTTTCTGCAGCTATAGAAGCTGACCGTGATCGGCTGTCCGAACTCGACGGTGCAATCGGCGACGGCGACCATGGAACGACAATGGCACTGGGCTTTCAAACTGTGCGGAGCGAGTTGTCCAAGCTCAATCTGGATGACACAGATATTTCGACGGTTCTCAATACGGCAGCAACAGCCTTCATCAATGCGGTCGGCGCATCGACGGGTCCGCTTTATGCCACGGGTTTTCGTCGTGCAGCGCGAGCAACAGCAGGCCATAATGATCTCGATCTTGCCACTTCTGCGGCCATTATTGAAGCTATCGGGGTGGGTATTCGCGAGCGTGGTCACGGTCAACGTGGTGACAAGACAATGCTTGACGCTTGGCTGCCAGCCGCTGAGGCCGCTCAAGCGGCAGTCGCCGAAAATAGAAGTTCTACTGAATTCTGGGACAAGGTTGTGGCAGCTGCCACGGCTGGCGCCAATACGACCCGCTCGATGATTGCCACCAAGGGGCGTGCCGCGCGCTTGCGCGAACGCTCGCTCGGTCACATGGACCCCGGTGCGGCATCGACGGTCATCATTTTGCAGGCAATGGCCAGATCAGCAAAAAAATACTGA